One segment of bacterium DNA contains the following:
- a CDS encoding isocitrate/isopropylmalate dehydrogenase family protein, which translates to MARIAVIRGDGIGNEVVPEAEETLQAAAEAAGLKVEFEQLDWNSERYLREGSAVPENACDYLRKNFDAILQGAVGDPRVKGPIVHEQILLGIRFGLDLYANIRPSRLWHEDLTPLKNKKAGQIDHVVFRENTEGLYAGIGGFFKLQTSDEVAVQQEIHTYKGVERIIRAAFSFAQRYGRRKVTMTDKATGLRYAGGIWRRVFDEVRAQFPGIESEARLIDAVCMELIQHPEEFDVLVTNNFLGDILSDVTSGLVGGLGLAPSANLNMEGISLFEPVHGTAPDIAGQGIANPVAAILTAALLLEHLGCAEGAASIRRAVEECIMAGERTRDIGGTLSTRACGDAIRKRMR; encoded by the coding sequence ATGGCCCGTATCGCGGTCATCCGAGGAGATGGCATCGGCAACGAAGTGGTTCCCGAAGCGGAGGAGACCCTGCAGGCGGCGGCGGAGGCAGCCGGCCTCAAAGTGGAGTTCGAGCAACTGGACTGGAACAGCGAGCGCTACCTGCGCGAGGGAAGCGCCGTCCCGGAGAATGCCTGCGACTATCTGCGCAAGAATTTCGACGCGATCCTCCAGGGCGCCGTCGGCGATCCGCGCGTAAAGGGGCCGATTGTCCATGAGCAAATTCTGCTGGGCATCCGCTTCGGCCTCGATCTGTACGCGAACATCCGCCCCAGCCGGCTGTGGCACGAAGATTTGACGCCGCTCAAGAACAAAAAGGCGGGCCAGATCGATCATGTCGTCTTCCGGGAGAACACCGAGGGCCTCTACGCCGGCATCGGCGGTTTCTTCAAGCTTCAGACCTCGGACGAGGTGGCCGTCCAGCAGGAGATTCACACCTACAAGGGGGTGGAGCGCATCATCCGGGCGGCGTTTTCCTTCGCGCAGCGCTACGGCCGCCGCAAGGTCACCATGACGGACAAGGCGACGGGGCTCCGCTACGCCGGAGGCATCTGGCGGCGGGTCTTCGATGAGGTGCGGGCGCAGTTTCCCGGCATCGAGTCCGAGGCGCGGCTGATCGACGCCGTCTGCATGGAGTTGATCCAACATCCCGAGGAGTTCGACGTGCTCGTGACGAACAATTTCCTCGGCGACATCCTGAGCGACGTCACCTCGGGACTTGTCGGGGGGCTCGGGCTTGCCCCTTCGGCCAACCTGAACATGGAGGGCATCTCGCTCTTCGAGCCGGTGCACGGCACCGCCCCTGACATCGCCGGGCAGGGAATCGCCAATCCGGTTGCGGCGATCCTCACGGCGGCGCTCCTGCTCGAGCATTTGGGCTGTGCCGAAGGCGCGGCTTCGATTCGCCGGGCGGTGGAGGAGTGCATCATGGCCGGTGAGCGGACGCGGGACATCGGCGGGACGCTCTCCACGCGCGCGTGCGGCGATGCCATCCGGAAGCGGATGAGATAA